AAATTATCCGGAGGAATGAAACGCAGGCTGGCTATTGCCAAGGCGCTGATCCATGACCCCGAGATACTCATACTGGATGAGCCTACTGCAGGTCTTGATGTGCAGTTAAGGCACGAACTGTGGGAAATACTGCAGGAACTCAATAATCAGGGGAAAACCATACTGCTGACAACACATTATCTGGAAGAAGTTGAACACCTTTGCAATGAAATAGCCATAATCAACAAAGGTAAGATTATATACACTGACAAAAACAAGAAAAAAAGTTTGTCGGAAAATTCCGAACTGGAACAATTATTTATGGAGATGGTAAAAGAAGATGAGCCTGATAAGATTTAAAGCCTTAATTTACAGGGAAGTAATCAGGTTTCTTAAGGTTATTAACCAGACAATTTTGTCGCCGGCGATTTCCAGTTTTTTATATCTGGCAGTATTCGGCTTTGTGCTGGGAAGTCAGGTAAGTTCAATAGGGCCGGTTACATATATGCAGTTCATTATACCGGGCATCATGGTAATGGAAGTAATGATGGCGGCTTTTTCTAACACCTCGTCTTCACTTTTTCTTTCAAGGTACCTACATATGATTGACCATATTTTGGTAACACCGGTAACCTATACCGAACTGGTATTGGCCTACATTATAGGAAGTATATTCAGGGGTGTGCTTGTAGGTCTGCTTATATGGGGTGTGAGTTTGTTTTTTTCA
This genomic stretch from Candidatus Margulisiibacteriota bacterium harbors:
- a CDS encoding ABC transporter permease; this translates as MSLIRFKALIYREVIRFLKVINQTILSPAISSFLYLAVFGFVLGSQVSSIGPVTYMQFIIPGIMVMEVMMAAFSNTSSSLFLSRYLHMIDHILVTPVTYTELVLAYIIGSIFRGVLVGLLIWGVSLFFSPFKLEHFFAFAFFITTISIVFSGVGLVVALWSEEFEDLSIVTTYIITPFTFLGGVFYSLKMLPAIIYKITIFNPFFYMIDAFRWSMIGYAEGNILISIVLLSGLSVFVILFNIYLFKKGYKLKQ